In the Gemmatimonas sp. genome, one interval contains:
- the nuoL gene encoding NADH-quinone oxidoreductase subunit L: MIPTMLGVLIVLPILGFLANGSIAFFGTRSEGDAATTARHPLVTLIGPGVILAAFGVAVALFLDMQRAPEQALHIVRYGQWMPVGNLVIDWSLQLDQLSILMVLVITGVGSLIHLFSIGYMRDDSSYARYFAYLNLFVAFMLLLVLGASYPVLFVGWEGVGLASYLLIGFWFSDKANADAGKKAFVVNRVGDFGFLVAMFLIWVTTQRLDFIGAHAALSGMAGTPVVLAIAVFLFIGCAGKSAQLPLYIWLPDAMAGPTPVSALIHAATMVTAGVYLVARAAPIFSGAPEASLVITAVGALTALFAATIAMRQWDIKKVLAYSTVSQLGYMFIGVGSGAYTAGVFHLVTHAFFKALLFLGAGSVIHAMHHAYHHTHRDDDPQDLRNMGGLAKYMPATAAAMTLATLAIAGIPPLAGFFSKDEILASVFARAHGSPLASASLLGVPGSTVLYIAYGLSVLTALLTAIYMTRMLLLAFYGNNRTGEAEQEMLHEAPAIMTAPVLVLGALTLVGGWLNLPALIPIGPVGILEQWLEPVTGSSATRLAGAGHLDHATETMLVAVATTVAVVGIVIALLRYRKPIADKAHSPVDDSLLARAYNVDGLVDAIIVRPISAFASVVLTRGVETGVDRAFSAGGSMLSRTAALVGSKLQDGDVGKYAWLLAAGALALLAALTLS, translated from the coding sequence ATGATCCCGACCATGCTTGGCGTGCTCATCGTGCTACCGATCCTTGGCTTCCTCGCCAACGGTTCGATAGCCTTCTTCGGAACGCGGTCGGAGGGCGACGCTGCGACGACGGCGCGCCACCCGCTCGTCACCCTGATCGGTCCGGGTGTAATTCTGGCCGCGTTCGGCGTCGCTGTCGCCCTGTTCCTCGACATGCAGCGTGCGCCGGAACAGGCGCTGCACATCGTGCGGTACGGGCAGTGGATGCCCGTCGGCAATCTGGTCATCGACTGGAGTCTCCAACTCGACCAGCTGTCGATTCTGATGGTGCTCGTGATCACCGGAGTCGGCTCACTGATCCATCTGTTCTCCATCGGCTACATGCGCGACGATTCGAGCTACGCGCGGTACTTCGCCTATCTCAATCTGTTTGTCGCCTTCATGCTGTTACTGGTACTTGGCGCGAGTTACCCGGTGCTCTTCGTGGGCTGGGAAGGCGTCGGTCTGGCCTCCTACCTGTTGATCGGCTTCTGGTTCAGCGACAAGGCCAATGCCGACGCAGGCAAGAAAGCCTTCGTGGTGAATCGTGTCGGCGACTTCGGATTTCTCGTCGCCATGTTCCTGATCTGGGTCACGACGCAGCGGCTCGACTTCATCGGTGCCCACGCGGCGTTGAGTGGCATGGCTGGCACGCCGGTGGTGCTGGCGATTGCGGTATTTCTGTTCATCGGCTGCGCGGGGAAGAGCGCGCAGCTGCCGTTATACATCTGGTTGCCCGACGCCATGGCCGGTCCGACGCCGGTCTCGGCGCTGATCCATGCCGCCACGATGGTGACCGCCGGTGTGTATCTCGTGGCGCGGGCCGCTCCGATTTTCTCCGGCGCACCGGAAGCGTCGCTGGTGATCACGGCCGTCGGTGCGCTCACCGCGCTCTTCGCCGCCACGATCGCGATGCGGCAGTGGGACATCAAGAAAGTACTGGCGTACTCCACAGTGTCACAGCTGGGGTACATGTTCATCGGAGTGGGCAGCGGTGCGTACACGGCGGGCGTTTTCCACCTCGTCACGCATGCCTTCTTCAAGGCGTTGCTGTTCCTCGGGGCCGGCTCGGTGATTCACGCCATGCACCACGCGTATCACCATACGCATCGCGACGACGACCCGCAGGATCTGCGCAACATGGGGGGGCTGGCCAAGTATATGCCCGCCACTGCTGCGGCGATGACCCTGGCCACGCTGGCGATTGCGGGCATTCCGCCGCTGGCCGGGTTCTTCTCGAAGGACGAGATCCTCGCGTCGGTCTTTGCGCGCGCGCACGGCAGCCCTCTTGCCAGCGCATCGTTGCTCGGCGTTCCCGGCAGCACCGTGCTCTACATCGCGTACGGCTTGAGTGTGCTCACGGCGCTGCTGACCGCGATTTACATGACTCGCATGCTGCTGCTCGCCTTCTACGGCAACAACCGCACGGGGGAGGCAGAGCAGGAGATGCTGCACGAGGCGCCGGCCATCATGACTGCGCCGGTGCTGGTGCTCGGTGCCCTGACGCTCGTTGGCGGCTGGCTCAATCTGCCGGCACTGATCCCGATCGGCCCGGTTGGTATCCTGGAACAGTGGCTCGAGCCAGTCACTGGCAGCAGTGCCACGCGGTTGGCGGGCGCCGGGCATCTCGATCATGCTACGGAAACGATGTTGGTAGCCGTGGCCACGACAGTCGCTGTGGTCGGCATCGTGATTGCCCTGTTGCGCTACCGGAAGCCCATCGCCGACAAGGCGCACTCGCCGGTCGATGATAGCCTGCTCGCACGTGCATATAACGTGGACGGACTCGTGGACGCGATCATCGTGCGACCGATCTCCGCGTTTGCCAGCGTGGTGCTCACCCGCGGCGTGGAGACGGGCGTCGATCGTGCGTTCAGCGCCGGCGGATCGATGTTGTCGCGCACCGCAGCCCTCGTGGGCAGCAAGTTGCAGGATGGAGACGTGGGGAAGTACGCCTGGCTGTTGGCCGCCGGTGCGCTCGCGCTTCTGGCTGCCCTCACCCTGAGCTGA
- a CDS encoding NADH-quinone oxidoreductase subunit M: MRDFLLSIGAAQWVLPAMLMWPVAAALLVRFGGRDMSRNEDGIEAPSGGPDARALTLAALTIEALLSLVLWVSYDPSVTGWQARVDLPWLTDIGATISLGVDGLSLPMVVMTALVLPLALLGSWNNVRVRTPAFGALALLLTTGLIGVFVTLDLLAFYLAWELMLIPTYFLIGVWGAAGQSRASLRYVLFTLVGSLLMLVAILALWTLGGSASFHIDQLIGLTLTPRAQLWMFGAFFLAFAVKSALVPFHTWLPDAQGAAPTFAAVTLGIKVGAYAILRFAIPLFPAAAMEPTVRGIILVLSVIAIVYGALLAMSQRDMKRMVSYSSISHLGFIMLGCFALTQQAVQGAVVTIVNSGISTTALFLLVGMLEDRRGTTDMAGFGGIARVVPMFSVMLTLVMLSTIGLPGTNGFVGEFLVLIGTYAERPVLAVIATSGVIFAAAYGLQALQRVLFERIDTAKNGALTDFTGRERVVMAAFAVAIIYLGVSPQQMLQRIEGASQNIIESVRFGPNAAASLPNVSVVR, from the coding sequence ATGCGCGATTTCCTTCTTTCTATCGGAGCCGCGCAGTGGGTGCTGCCGGCTATGCTGATGTGGCCCGTCGCCGCGGCGTTGCTGGTGCGTTTCGGCGGGCGCGACATGTCGCGCAACGAGGATGGTATTGAAGCGCCAAGTGGCGGGCCGGACGCCCGCGCGCTCACGCTTGCGGCGCTGACCATTGAAGCACTGCTGAGTCTCGTGCTGTGGGTATCCTACGACCCGTCCGTGACAGGATGGCAAGCGCGTGTGGACCTGCCGTGGCTGACCGACATCGGTGCCACCATCAGCCTCGGCGTCGATGGACTGTCGCTGCCGATGGTTGTCATGACAGCACTTGTCCTGCCGCTCGCGTTGCTCGGCTCGTGGAACAACGTGCGCGTCCGCACGCCGGCGTTCGGTGCCCTCGCGCTGTTGCTCACGACGGGACTGATCGGCGTCTTCGTCACGCTTGACCTCCTGGCCTTCTATCTCGCGTGGGAGCTGATGCTGATTCCCACGTACTTCCTGATCGGCGTCTGGGGCGCGGCGGGGCAGTCGCGCGCCAGCCTGCGCTATGTGCTGTTCACGCTCGTCGGCTCGTTGCTGATGCTGGTGGCGATCCTGGCCTTGTGGACACTCGGCGGTAGTGCGTCGTTCCATATCGATCAGCTCATCGGACTCACGCTCACACCGCGCGCGCAGCTTTGGATGTTCGGCGCGTTTTTCCTCGCCTTCGCGGTGAAGTCGGCGTTGGTGCCGTTTCACACCTGGTTGCCGGACGCACAGGGTGCCGCACCGACGTTTGCGGCCGTCACCCTCGGCATCAAAGTCGGCGCGTACGCGATCCTGCGTTTCGCGATTCCGCTTTTCCCCGCGGCCGCCATGGAGCCGACGGTGCGTGGCATCATCCTGGTGCTGTCGGTGATCGCCATCGTGTACGGCGCCCTGCTGGCGATGTCGCAGCGCGATATGAAGCGGATGGTGTCGTACAGCTCGATCAGCCACCTCGGCTTCATCATGCTCGGATGCTTCGCGCTTACGCAGCAGGCGGTGCAGGGCGCCGTGGTAACCATCGTCAATAGCGGTATCTCCACGACGGCGCTCTTCCTGCTGGTCGGCATGCTCGAGGACCGGCGCGGTACGACCGATATGGCCGGCTTTGGTGGCATCGCCCGGGTGGTCCCGATGTTCAGTGTCATGCTGACGCTCGTCATGCTGTCCACGATCGGCCTGCCCGGCACGAATGGATTTGTCGGTGAGTTCCTCGTGCTGATCGGGACCTACGCGGAGCGCCCGGTGCTCGCGGTCATTGCGACCAGCGGCGTGATCTTTGCTGCGGCGTATGGACTGCAGGCGTTGCAGCGCGTCCTGTTCGAGCGGATCGATACCGCCAAGAATGGCGCGCTGACCGACTTCACCGGCCGTGAGCGCGTGGTCATGGCGGCGTTCGCCGTCGCGATCATCTACCTCGGCGTGTCGCCGCAGCAAATGCTGCAGCGCATCGAGGGCGCTTCACAGAACATCATCGAGTCGGTGCGCTTCGGTCCGAACGCGGCGGCTTCGCTCCCCAACGTCTCCGTGGTCCGCTGA